One Saccharomyces kudriavzevii IFO 1802 strain IFO1802 genome assembly, chromosome: 4 genomic region harbors:
- the ERD1 gene encoding Erd1p (similar to Saccharomyces cerevisiae ERD1 (YDR414C); ancestral locus Anc_5.515), with amino-acid sequence MEKSDANSEGLHLSTIFNVPAPQRFIVLIVLALWIWACILRFFSHNSLDVSQVLLTRVPQDIRPGYTLMQLHRTARNFALKITRIIIPFHFITVFLFEYKNATEGPFKNIVFFVYFLPLVQSVIIFSYLLKECQIIRYCTRRCLLIEPSPRSLRNTYVLLSDTLTSFARPLIDFTLFSSLIFREPLTHFDLSVALFPVLVRLLQCLREYRLLHDKTLLFNALKYSCNLPILFCTWQSRVYEGSANTERLHHVQRWFMLLNSSYTLFWDVRMDWSLDSLSSLRSRSKSAVTLEKKMYHFAVIIDFVLRFWWLWVYLFQSLRPVAIKGDHLFFEGEMHYLEVIRRGIWVIFKLDAEYYIKFASK; translated from the coding sequence ATGGAGAAAAGCGACGCCAATTCTGAAGGACTTCATCTTTCAACCATATTCAATGTTCCCGCTCCACAGCGTTTCATCGTCCTCATAGTACTGGCACTTTGGATCTGGGCTTGTATTTTGAGATTTTTCTCGCATAATAGTTTAGACGTATCTCAAGTTTTACTCACCAGGGTGCCACAAGATATACGTCCAGGCTATACCTTAATGCAATTGCATAGAACAGCAAGAAATTTCGCCCTTAAGATAACAAGGATCATTATACCTTTCCACTTCATTACtgtgtttctttttgaatacAAGAATGCTACAGAAGGACCATTCAAGAATAttgtcttctttgtttattttttgccGTTAGTTCAGTCTGTGATCATATTCTCATATTTATTGAAGGAGTGTCAGATAATAAGGTATTGTACCAGGAGATGTCTGTTGATAGAGCCTTCACCTCGCTCTTTAAGAAACACCTACGTTTTACTTTCTGATACATTAACGTCATTTGCGAGACCATTGATAGATTTCACGTTGTTCAGCTCGCTCATTTTTAGAGAACCCCTCACACATTTCGACTTGTCCGTGGCCCTGTTCCCCGTACTAGTAAGATTACTACAGTGTTTGAGAGAATACCGTTTACTGCATGATAAAACCTTACTATTCAATGCATTGAAATACAGCTGCAACCTTCCTATTCTCTTTTGCACTTGGCAATCAAGAGTGTATGAAGGTTCGGCGAATACGGAAAGGCTACACCATGTCCAGAGATGGTTCATGCTACTCAATTCCTCCTACACTTTGTTTTGGGACGTAAGAATGGACTGGTCACTAGATTCGTTGTCTTCTTTAAGGTCCAGATCCAAAAGTGCGGTCACactagaaaagaaaatgtatcATTTTGCTGTTATTATAGACTTCGTACTTAGATTTTGGTGGCTATGGGTATACTTATTCCAAAGTTTGAGACCTGTAGCCATTAAAGGCGACCACCTTTTTTTCGAAGGCGAAATGCACTATTTGGAGGTAATTAGAAGAGGCATATGggtcattttcaaattggaCGCGGAGTATTATATCAAGTTTGCAAGCAAATAA
- the SKDI04G6230 gene encoding putative aminopeptidase (similar to Saccharomyces cerevisiae YDR415C; ancestral locus Anc_5.517), whose product MKIQSLAVLFNVATTAWSLPYGSLKVLQVGENEVIEVPESEKVNLLRRGIKFFDVTKHTSSLPFFKKEKEPTVPVYTYPTEVSNKEVVDGLITDIDKDSMYKNLAKFTSFYTRYYKSECGFESAQWLAATIANITQDVPQDILTIEHFDHKEWKQYSIIVRIAGSMTPEDIIVIGSHQDSINLLLPSIMAAPGADDNGSGTITSLEALRLYTEDYLKAGLRPNNTVEFHFYSAEEGGLLGSLDIFTEYSKQGKQVRAMLQQDMTGYVSDPEDEHVGIVTDYTSPALTNFIKLIIESYLLIPYRDTECGYACSDHGSATRNGFPGSFVIESEFKKTNKYIHSTMDTLDRLSFDHMAEHAKIVLGAIVELGSWSAW is encoded by the coding sequence atgaagatacaATCGCTTGCAGTTCTGTTTAATGTCGCAACAACGGCATGGTCACTTCCATACGGATCTTTAAAGGTTCTGCAGGTGggagaaaatgaagtaaTAGAAGTTCCTGAATCAGAAAAAGTGAACCTTTTGAGGAGAGGTATCAAATTCTTCGATGTGACCAAACACACTTCCTCTTTACCCTTCTTTaagaaggagaaggagCCGACAGTACCAGTGTATACTTATCCGACTGAGGTATCGAACAAAGAAGTCGTTGACGGCCTAATTACGGATATAGATAAGGACTCTATGTACAAGAACCTGGCAAAGTTCACTAGTTTCTACACTCGCTACTACAAATCCGAATGTGGTTTTGAATCCGCCCAATGGTTAGCTGCAACTATAGCTAATATCACGCAGGATGTTCCGCAAGATATATTAACCATTGAACATTTTGATCACAAAGAATGGAAGCAATATTCTATTATAGTTCGGATTGCTGGATCCATGACTCCGGAAGATATTATAGTAATTGGTTCTCATCAAGATTCTATCAATCTGTTACTGCCATCCATAATGGCAGCTCCAGGTGCGGATGATAATGGCTCGGGCACGATAACCAGTTTAGAAGCTCTAAGATTGTATACAGAAGACTACTTGAAGGCGGGACTTAGACCTAATAACACAGTTGAATTTCATTTCTATTCCGCTGAAGAGGGTGGATTGTTGGGTTCTCTTGATATATTTACAGAGTATTCaaaacaaggaaaacaaGTGAGAGCAATGCTGCAACAGGACATGACAGGGTATGTATCTGATCCGGAAGATGAACATGTGGGAATTGTGACCGACTACACTAGTCCCGCATTGACTAATTTTATTAAACTGATTATTGAGTCTTACTTGTTGATTCCCTACAGAGATACAGAATGTGGCTATGCTTGTAGTGACCATGGCAGTGCCACTAGAAACGGATTCCCAGGTTCCTTCGTAATTGAAAGCGagttcaaaaaaacaaataaatatattcaCAGCACCATGGATACTTTAGATAGATTAAGTTTCGATCATATGGCGGAGCACGCAAAAATTGTATTGGGAGCAATTGTTGAACTCGGCTCTTGGTCTGCCTGGTGA
- the SYF1 gene encoding mRNA splicing protein SYF1 (similar to Saccharomyces cerevisiae SYF1 (YDR416W); ancestral locus Anc_5.519), whose protein sequence is MKETVNIVDENIKNDEDVAFEYEIQKTPQNTLTWKRYLAYWKKEGRTDEQIRWLYERFCSQFLTDASVWEEYIRWESTKKVIKTSRIFSLFQRCLNTCAQGCDSICLSYLELAIEQHDLSTIRHSLDSSLIRLDTKMHSKVWEPVLRFLAEKILPLTQWDSTQEDDEESADEAELMDILLAKGLVKIGFISKRPIESGSIGDIWSSQLLERYLKVAPQQRQHELLAILAKTRDSITTKSVYEKKKYLTKDEISGKYLPNSKLTFALNFNYLITLEKLGEDEQYEEFMSQMSEIYPDNWVFLTLSLSKYYISRGRLNSCGDLLRKSLQQTLNYNDFDRIYNFYLLFEQQCSQFILGELKNNNSKISNEKKWVEELQRHMVTFESLVDSHDIYLNDLALRQDPNLVETWLRRVSLQETAAEKCNIYSEAILTIDPLKVGTPGSFGRLWRLYGDLYWNAKATSTARELWAQSLKVPYPYIQDLEEIYLNWSDKELDEEGVERAVSILEDALKVPRNPEHMLEKFNNGHRRIPAQTVVFNSLRIWSKYIDILEAYCPMDASSSDKILNKTKAAYNNVIDLKLVTPAMVENFALFLQRHHEVIESFQVYEKAIPMFPPEIQYEFWTEYLEVATSHQLSPISPEHIRFLFEEALNNLSPHGVDCKTIIIAYSTFEENQSGLAKKTIEILHRGAKLNADSTNMHLESRLQMWRMCISKAESTLGPSVVRDLYQECVQWLPNSKAVEFVIKFSDFEGSLGETIRAREVLGYGAKLLPPSRNTELWDHFENFELKYGDKETYKEMLKMKKLLELEMVIDSEVVGQEEGNINFVAAATTRGPNSRGFVQPTASQSANPDEIELDL, encoded by the coding sequence ATGAAGGAAACGGTTAATATTGTCGATGAGAATATAaagaatgatgaagatgtgGCGTTTGAGTacgaaattcaaaagacaCCACAGAATACACTCACATGGAAACGATACCTTGCgtattggaaaaaagaggGAAGAACTGACGAACAAATCAGATGGCTATATGAGAGGTTTTGTTCCCAATTTTTAACAGATGCAAGCGTATGGGAAGAGTATATACGGTGGGAATCGACAAAGAAAGTAATCAAGACTTCACGCATTTTCtcactttttcaaagatgtCTGAATACTTGTGCGCAAGGCTGTGATAGTATATGTCTGTCCTATTTGGAGTTAGCTATTGAACAGCATGACTTGTCGACGATTAGGCACTCTTTAGATTCATCTTTGATAAGATTGGATACGAAAATGCATTCAAAAGTCTGGGAACCTGTCTTACGGTTTTTAGCGGAGAAAATATTACCTCTAACACAATGGGACTCAACtcaagaagatgatgaggaaagTGCTGACGAAGCCGAACTAATGGATATACTTTTAGCAAAGGGTCTCGTGAAGATAGGCTTTATTAGTAAGCGACCAATTGAAAGCGGAAGCATCGGTGATATTTGGTCGTCACAACTGTTAGAGAGATATCTAAAGGTGGCTCCGCAGCAAAGGCAGCATGAGCTCCTGGCGATCCTTGCGAAAACTAGAGATAGTATCACCACCAAATCGGTgtacgaaaaaaaaaaatacttaaCAAAAGACGAAATCAGTGGAAAGTATCTGCCCAACTCGAAACTAACATTTGCATTAAATTTCAACTATTTGATCACCTTGGAAAAATTAGGAGAAGATGAGCAATATGAAGAATTCATGAGCCAAATGAGTGAGATATACCCCGACAACTGGGTCTTTTTAACGTTGTCACTTTCCAAATACTATATTTCTCGCGGCAGGCTTAATAGTTGCGGTGATTTATTGAGGAAAAGTTTACAACAAACACTTAATtataatgattttgatcGTATTTACAATTTTTACCTGCTTTTCGAACAACAGTGCTCTCAGTTTATTTTAGGAGAGCtaaaaaacaataacagcaaaatttccaatgaaaaaaaatgggttGAAGAGTTGCAACGCCATATGGTGACATTTGAATCTTTAGTTGACTCACATGACATCTATTTGAATGATCTAGCACTAAGGCAAGACCCAAACTTAGTGGAAACGTGGTTGAGAAGAGTGTCGTTGCAGGAAACAGCTGCAGAAAAGTGTAATATATATTCAGAGGCTATATTGACGATTGACCCCCTCAAAGTAGGTACGCCTGGCTCTTTTGGTAGGCTATGGCGTTTATATGGCGATTTGTACTGGAATGCAAAGGCCACCAGCACCGCAAGGGAATTATGGGCACAGTCTTTGAAGGTACCGTATCCTTACATACAAGACTTGGAAGAGATTTACTTAAACTGGTCCGACAAAGAATTAGACGAAGAAGGAGTTGAAAGGGCAGTTTCTATACTTGAGGATGCATTAAAAGTTCCAAGGAATCCAGAGCATatgcttgaaaaatttaacaACGGACACAGAAGGATTCCCGCTCAAACTGTCGTATTCAACTCACTGCGCATTTGGTCCAAATACATCGATATCTTAGAAGCCTATTGTCCAATGGATGCGAGCTCTTCTGACAAAATTCTCAATAAAACGAAGGCAGCGTATAATAATGTTATTGATCTGAAATTGGTTACTCCAGCAATGGTGGAAAATTTTGCGCTTTTCTTACAGAGGCATCATGAGGTTATAGAAAGTTTTCAAGTGTATGAAAAAGCGATCCCCATGTTCCCTCCTGAAATTCAATATGAATTCTGGACTGAGTACTTAGAAGTAGCGACATCCCACCAATTGTCGCCAATAAGTCCCGAACACATCAGATTCTTGTTCGAGGAAGCACTGAATAATTTAAGTCCGCATGGCGTAGACTGTAAGACAATTATTATTGCATATAGTacctttgaagaaaatcaaagtGGCCTGGCTAAGAAAACAATTGAGATCTTACACAGAGGTGCTAAATTAAATGCTGACAGCACGAATATGCATCTCGAAAGTAGATTGCAAATGTGGAGAATGTGTATATCTAAGGCCGAATCTACCCTGGGTCCATCAGTAGTCAGGGACTTATACCAAGAATGCGTACAATGGCTGCCGAACTCCAAAGCTGTTGAGTTCGTGATCaaattttcagattttgAAGGCTCTTTGGGAGAGACTATTCGAGCTAGGGAAGTTTTAGGTTATGGTGCAAAGCTCCTTCCCCCATCAAGAAATACGGAATTATGGGACCATTTTGAGAATTTCGAGTTGAAATACGGTGACAAGGAAACCTATAAGGAGATGctaaagatgaagaagttaTTGGAGCTTGAAATGGTAATTGATTCCGAAGTTGTTGGTCAAGAGGAAGGTAACATTAATTTTGTGGCAGCTGCAACCACACGTGGACCAAACTCGCGTGGCTTCGTCCAACCAACCGCTTCCCAGTCTGCTAATCCAGATGAAATAGAATTAGATTTATGA
- the RPL12B gene encoding 60S ribosomal protein uL11 (similar to Saccharomyces cerevisiae RPL12B (YDR418W) and RPL12A (YEL054C); ancestral locus Anc_5.522), with protein MPPKFDPNEVKYLYLRAVGGEVGASAALAPKIGPLGLSPKKVGEDIAKATKEFKGIKVTVQLKIQNRQAAASVVPSASSLVITALKEPPRDRKKDKNIKHSGNIQLDEIIEIARQMRDKSFGRTLASVTKEILGTAQSVGCRVDFKNPHDIIEGIIAGEIEIPEN; from the coding sequence ATGCCTCCAAAGTTTGATCCAAATGAAGTTAAGTACTTGTACTTGAGAGCTGTCGGTGGTGAAGTTGGTGCTTCCGCTGCCTTGGCTCCAAAGATCGGTCCATTGGGTTTGTCCCCAAAGAAGGTTGGTGAAGATATCGCCAAGGCCACCAAGGAATTCAAGGGTATCAAGGTTACCGTCCAGTTGAAGATTCAAAACAGACAAGCTGCTGCTTCTGTTGTCCCATccgcttcttctttggtcATTACTGCCTTGAAGGAACCACCAAGAGACAGAAAGAAGGACAAGAACATCAAGCACAGTGGTAACATTCAACTGGATgaaatcattgaaattgCTAGACAAATGAGAGACAAATCCTTCGGTAGAACTTTGGCTTCCGTCACCAAGGAAATTTTGGGTACCGCTCAATCCGTTGGTTGTCGTGTTGATTTCAAGAATCCTCATGACATCATTGAAGGTATTATTGCTggtgaaattgaaattccAGAAAACTAA
- the RAD30 gene encoding DNA-directed DNA polymerase eta (similar to Saccharomyces cerevisiae RAD30 (YDR419W); ancestral locus Anc_5.523), protein MSKFTWKDLIQLGSPSKAYESPLACIAHIDMNAFFAQVEQMRCGLSKDDPVVCVQWNSIIAVSYAARKYGISRMDTIQEALKKCDNLIPIHTAVFKKGEDFWQYHDGCGSWVQDRAKQIHVEDHKVSLEPYRRESRKALKIFKNACDLVERASIDEVFLDLGRVCLNMLMFNEDYELKGELKLKDALSTIREVFIEGNYDINSHLPPIPEKIKSLNFEGDVFNPQGRNVITDWDDVILALGSQATKGVRDTIENILGYTTSCGLSRTKNVSKLASNYKKPDAQTIVKNDCVLDFLDCGKFEITSFWTLGGILGKELVDRLNLPNENSIKHIRKTWPDNPSQLKTFLDDKVKECDFDRSTSTIDPLKTADLAKKLFDLSRGQFSLALSPRPVVKSMMSNKNLRGKSCNSLLDCISWLEVFCAELASRIQDLEQEYNKIVLPRTVSLSLNSKTYEVYRKSGPITYKSINFQSHELLKVGVKFVTELDAKGRNKSYYPLTKMSVSITNFDILDLQKTVVDMFGDQVHTFKGSIGKGDEEKYPGLKDNRGTPKLECSKCQINFTDQKSFQEHGDYHLASKLSEGLNGAEETSKNLSFGEKRLLFPNKRSSPQSFTTPRKKQTAPSKNILSFFARKK, encoded by the coding sequence ATGTCCAAATTTACGTGGAAGGACTTGATCCAACTCGGTTCACCCAGCAAAGCATACGAGTCTCCCTTAGCATGCATCGCTCACATTGATATGAATGCGTTTTTTGCACAGGTTGAACAGATGCGATGTGGCCTAAGCAAAGACGATCCGGTGGTTTGTGTCCAATGGAACTCCATAATCGCGGTTTCTTATGCAGCAAGAAAGTATGGAATATCAAGGATGGATACAATTCAGGAGGCCTTAAAGAAATGTGACAATCTTATACCAATCCACACAGCCGTTTTTAAGAAAGGTGAAGATTTCTGGCAATATCATGATGGATGTGGATCTTGGGTACAAGATCGTGCAAAGCAAATACATGTGGAAGACCATAAAGTGTCACTGGAGCCGTACAGGAGAGAGAGTCGTaaagctttgaaaattttcaaaaacgcATGTGATTTGGTTGAAAGGGCAAGTATCGATGAAGTATTCCTTGATTTGGGCCGTGTCTGCCTCAATATGTTAATGTTCAATGAGGACTACGAGCTAAAGGGTGAATTGAAACTAAAGGATGCGCTAAGCACCATTCGCGAGGTATTTATAGAGGGGAATTATGACATAAATTCTCATTTACCTCCTATACCTGAAAAGATTAAGTCTTTGAACTTTGAAGGGGATGTCTTCAATCCACAGGGCAGAAATGTCATTACAGATTGGGACGACGTGATACTAGCACTAGGATCTCAAGCAACTAAAGGCGTCAGGGATACGATAGAAAATATCCTCGGTTATACCACTTCGTGTGGCCTGTCTAGGACTAAAAATGTTTCTAAATTAGCTTCTAATTACAAAAAACCTGACGCTCAAACAATTGTGAAGAACGACTGCGTATTAGATTTCTTAGACTGCGGGAAGTTCGAAATCACATCATTCTGGACCCTAGGAGGTATTCTTGGTAAAGAATTAGTAGACAGATTGAATCTTCCAAACGAAAACAGCATTAAACATATCAGGAAAACCTGGCCTGACAACCCCAGTCAACTTAAAACTTTTTTGGATGATAAAGTTAAAGAATGTGATTTTGATCGTTCAACAAGCACTATTGACCCCCTCAAAACAGCAGATTTGGCCAAAAAGTTGTTCGATCTAAGTAGAGGCCAGTTTAGTCTGGCCCTAAGTCCACGCCCTGTTGTGAAAAGTATGATGTCGAACAAAAATCTCCGAGGGAAATCGTGCAATTCACTGCTGGATTGTATTTCCTGGCTTGAGGTGTTTTGCGCTGAACTTGCTTCGAGAATTCAGGACCTGGAACAGGAGTATAACAAGATAGTACTACCAAGAACGGTGTCTCTCTCTTTAAATTCCAAAACCTATGAAGTATATCGAAAATCAGGACCGATCACCTACAAGAGCATCAACTTTCAAAGTCACGAGCTTTTAAAAGTTGGCGTGAAATTTGTTACTGAACTTGATGCTAAAGGCAGAAATAAAAGCTATTACCCTTTAACGAAAATGAGTGTGTCAATTACtaattttgatattttggaCTTACAAAAAACTGTTGTGGATATGTTTGGCGACCAGGTTCATACTTTCAAAGGTTCTATAGGTAAAGGGGATGAGGAAAAATATCCTGGATTAAAGGATAACAGAGGAACGCCGAAGTTGGAATGTTCGAAATGCCAGATAAATTTTACGGACcaaaaatcttttcaagaacATGGAGACTACCATCTAGCATCAAAACTATCCGAAGGTCTGAATGGTGCTGAAGAAAcatccaaaaatttgtCCTTTGGAGAAAAGAGGTTATTGTTTCCAAACAAAAGGTCAAGTCCACAGAGCTTTACCACACCCCGTAAGAAACAGACTGCACCTTCAAAAAACATTTTGTCATTctttgcaagaaaaaaatga